The DNA window AGATTGTCATCAATCGCATCCTGGAACAACAAACCAATGACTGCCGCAGGGATCGTTGCAACAACAAGGTAAACGATAAACATGAAGTCTCTTTTCGTTTCTGCGTTTTTCACAGTAAAATACTTTAAACCGTTAATTACAAGGCGCTGAATATCATTGCGGTAAATGATTAAGACGGCAATTAACGAAGCACTGTTAACAAGCAATGCGAATGTCGATACGCTTCCTTCAATTTGTACGTCCAAAAAGTATTGCGCGATCAACAAGTGCCCACTTGAAGAAATCGGAATTGGTTCAGTAAGTCCTTGGAATAGTCCAAGAAGCAAAAATTTGATTGTTAGCCATAATTGATCCATTTATATAAATCCTCCATTGTTCGTTCATTTAGTTATTTGACTGCAAATTTCCTATTCGATAAATTCAAATCAACATAAAAAATATAATACCATAATTTCATGGTAAACTGTGTATATTAATGAAAAGAAAGGTAGTGACACGCTTGACGAACAAGCTTTGGTTTCAAGTAGGAATAGGAGTTATTCTAGCTTTAGTCATCATTAGATTGTTTATTGAAGTACAAGGGATTTTTGATCCTTTATTTATTATTGCAGGCACGATTTTTGTCCCATTATTACTAGGGGGTGTCTTGTTCTATTTAACAAGACCGGTTTTGAATTTTTTGGTGAAGAGAAAGTTTCCGAAATGGGCTGCAGTTCTTACAGTTCTATTATCAATCGTATTAGTATTTTATTTGTTATTCATCATGATTGGTCCAATTGTGACAGGACAAATCAATGCATTGGTAGATAATGCACCCGAAATCATACAAAGTGTAGAAGAATCGGCTCAATACGTATTCGATCAACGAGACCGTCTTCCGGATTCAATTGAAGAGCAGTTAAATGGCATGGCGGGTCAAATTGGTGACCGACTTGGTGACATCGGTGGCTGGGTTGTTTCCTTTATCGGTAGCTTCGTGTCTGGCGTAATTACGCTAGTATTAGTACCGTTTTTCCTTGTCTACTTATTGGTCGACCATAAAAAATTCGTTCCGTTTGTTTCTGGATTTTTCTCAGGGGAACGAAAAAGGTGGATTCGTAAAACCTTGCAGGACATCGATGACACCTTGCAAGCATATATCCAAGGGCAGCTATTTGTCAGCTTTTTAGTAGGAATTATGCTACTCATTGGTTACTTAATCATTGGATTGGACTATGCACTGCTATTGGCATTAATTGGTATGGCTACGAACGTTATCCCATTTTTAGGACCTTATATTGCAGTTATTCCAGCTATTCTTATAGCGCTTGTGCAAGACCCAATTATGGCTGTCTACGTAGGAATTATTATGTTAGTAGCACAACAAATTGAAAGTAATTTCA is part of the Planococcus sp. PAMC 21323 genome and encodes:
- a CDS encoding AI-2E family transporter — translated: MTNKLWFQVGIGVILALVIIRLFIEVQGIFDPLFIIAGTIFVPLLLGGVLFYLTRPVLNFLVKRKFPKWAAVLTVLLSIVLVFYLLFIMIGPIVTGQINALVDNAPEIIQSVEESAQYVFDQRDRLPDSIEEQLNGMAGQIGDRLGDIGGWVVSFIGSFVSGVITLVLVPFFLVYLLVDHKKFVPFVSGFFSGERKRWIRKTLQDIDDTLQAYIQGQLFVSFLVGIMLLIGYLIIGLDYALLLALIGMATNVIPFLGPYIAVIPAILIALVQDPIMAVYVGIIMLVAQQIESNFITPNVMGKSLDVHPLTVITLILAAGNIAGLWGIILAIPVYAVIKTIVSNIYARRSEIRNTATRDIE